The uncultured Fretibacterium sp. genomic sequence CCGTCACGCGCCGTTCGTGCTCGAGGGACTCCTTGAAGACGCTCAGGGGACCGTCGTAGCTATCCCTGGGCTTGGCGATCTCCTCGATCTTCACGCGGGCGCCGCGCTCGTAGAGATGTTCGATGTACCGCTCCGCGTGCTCGAGCTCCTCATGGTATTGCTTCTTCATCCAGTGGGCCATCCCCGGCAGGTTGCAGTCCTGGAGGTACGCGGCCATGCCCAGATAGATGTAGGCGGAATCGAATTCAGCCTTGATCTGGTCGTTGATCGCGGCCGCCATCTTCTCGGAAATCATCGCGTTATCTTTCTCCTTTCCAGAGTCCGTGCAGATTGCAGTATTCGCGTGCGGCGACCTTGGGGTGTCTGGCGCCGGCGAAGTCGGCCCTGGGCTCCTCGCCCGGCTTGAGGAATTGACGGCAGACCTTGTCGCCGTCGATGAGCTCGATCCACTCGATATAGTGCTCCTCGGCCATAGGATGCGCAACGCTTCCCACCTTCACCGCACTGCCATCGAACACCGGCACGTGCTTTTCCTGCGCGGCGTCGGTGGTGTTCTCCTTCATCTGCCTCATGGATTCCCCGCAGCAGGACAGCGCGCCGCCCCCAGCGTGCAGGACCTCAACCATGTTGCCGCACTTGGCGCATTTGAAGATGCTCAGTTTTTCCATGAATAACGAAACTCCCCTCTCAAATAGATTCGCAAGTAGACCCGTGTATCATCTGGAACCTTGTTGCCCTCGTTAAAAGAGTACATCAAATTCCGATTTGACACAAGGAGAAAAAATACGGACTTAAGGAAGCGCTGATTAGACAAAAAATGCATATTTCCCCGAAGGGAAATATGCAAAAAATGGACCACAGTTTTGCTCTTTGGCCCACAATCTGCCCCGGCAAGGTGAGCGAACAAGATACCGAAAGGCAAAAGGCCCGGATGTCGCCAGGGTTTATGAAGTGGCCCACAAAAAAGGGGCCTCTGTGGCCTGTGCCCCAAATTGTGGGCCGTTTATGCTTGGATTGTAGCCTATCAGGGTAGACTTTCATGGAGCCAAGGCAAAATTCAACTTTCGCAGTAAAAAAGGCCAGGAAATAAGGTCTCGAAGCTTGAAAAAGTGGATCGACTTCCGGGAGGTTCGGAACGACGATGTTCTGCGGATTGCGGAACGTCTGAACAACCGTCCCAGAAAGCGTCTTGGCTTTCGCACCCCTAATGAGGCCTTTTTTCAATTTGCCTGTTGCATTTGGCTTGACAATCGAGGAAAGCCGGGGGAGCGCTGTCCTCTCCCCCGGCTTTCCTCTGAAAAATGAAACGATTACAGCACGGGGCTCAAACTTTCCCCTTTGCTCCACTACCTCCCTTGCGCAGGGCCAGGACGGCCAGCGCCAATCCGAACAGGCCGCAGCCCATGTCGCACCCGCCGCCGCCCGACTTTGCCTTTGGTTTTTCCTCCGCCCCTGGAGATTCGGGTTTGGGTTCTGGCACAATAGGATTCTCCTGTTTTTTTACCGATAGGACTGCCGCAGGATCCGCCAGCTTGCCATCCTCTTTTTTGTCCAGATCAAACAAGCCTCCGTCGCGGATAAATAAGGTTAAAACATATTTTTTATTGGGCTCGATGTCCGTAACAACAGTTCCGTTGGCATCCAGAACCGTGAAACAGCCATCCTTGAAATCTGCTGGCCTGGAAGCATACGTCAGGAACCTGCCTTTTCCGGGAGCGGTGATCTTGACAATCTGAACCTCAGAAGCTTTCGTCTGCAACAAATCCATTCCGCTAAGT encodes the following:
- a CDS encoding ferritin, coding for MISEKMAAAINDQIKAEFDSAYIYLGMAAYLQDCNLPGMAHWMKKQYHEELEHAERYIEHLYERGARVKIEEIAKPRDSYDGPLSVFKESLEHERRVTERINKLMNQALEEKDHATCSMLKWFVDEQVEEEANVEAIVRKLEFVGDSHASIYLLDKELGGR
- a CDS encoding desulfoferrodoxin, producing the protein MEKLSIFKCAKCGNMVEVLHAGGGALSCCGESMRQMKENTTDAAQEKHVPVFDGSAVKVGSVAHPMAEEHYIEWIELIDGDKVCRQFLKPGEEPRADFAGARHPKVAAREYCNLHGLWKGER